In the Silene latifolia isolate original U9 population chromosome 1, ASM4854445v1, whole genome shotgun sequence genome, AGAGCGCTCCTTACACATCCCTATTCATAACCCAGGCAAGGAGCAAAACCAGAATGTGAAATTGGGGACATTGTTTGGAATTTGGATTATGGGTTTAGGGGGAAGGGAGAGAGGGATGAAATTCCTTTAGTTTGGATTGGGTTGGATGGAAATACCTAAATAGAGGGATCCATTTTCCTTCCATCAAGgtaaatcaaaatccttttaggGTGTAtttggatgaagggatttggagggaaaggaaaggaaggagagtaggggatttaaaattacttgtttggataaaaaaataagggtggagggaaatgaaggtggagggatttggagggatccattttccttcctccaaggcaaatcaaaatctctccataaTAAGAAATATTTGGAAGGAaatgtatccaaacacccacaccccaTTCCCCCTCCTCTTACCTTCCCtccttttcctttccctttttcCCCCTCCCCTttctttccctccacttttgctatccaaacacactctTAAGGTAATAAAGATTTGGACAGGAAGACCCTTGCTCCATTCTCCCTTTCCTACCCTGAGTACCCTTCATctctcctttctccctttccctcCTTATGTCCTATCCAAGCAATGCCTGTAAATCGAAAAAAGCACATAACATTCCAAGAtttaaataaaatgtcatatgaGCATATTCTATCTTGTGTTGCAAAAGAGAATTTTTTATGATCCTGTATTGAGAGTTGCCACGCTTAATATAGGGGAGAATGATGATAATTGATAAACATTGACAATTTGATCAGTCAGACCTTCGTGATTTGTAAAGAACGCATGCTAATCAAATATGACCATACAATTTTGACACAAAAGAAACGGACAAAGTTACTTTGAGATTTCACTTTAGCTATGTGTTGTCTGTTAACATAATCTACACCCCTGTCATGACAAATAGACACTTCATTTTTGGCCAAAATAAACATGAAATGTTTTTAGAAAATAGCTGTGCTGACTTTCGACAAGCATCCGCATCTGCCTTTTGCAGCTGAGTCTTAAGTAAAATGGCAAAAAGTACAAAATACTACATAACCAACCTGTGGCCAATGACAAATTTCATTACTATGCCCTTTTCTTCAGAATTAGCAACTTTTTATCTGCCTGCGGGAAAAATCTTGTAAATAGAAGAAAAGTCAGAGATATAGAATAGAGACTTACCATGGTCGAGGTAGTAGAATTTCAGATAGAAGATGTGTGTTATCACGAGCGCAATAATTGGGACACCAATCATAACCTTAGCAGCTATATGCATATGATTTTTAATAAAGTATCTAAATTGATATCCTGTTAATATTGCTACCTCTTTTGTTGATTTCGATCTTATAGTTGCTGCTGCCATAATTATGTTCTTATTAATCTAattaaaatacacaaaaacaaagaAGAGAGATTGATTAAATTACAGTAATAAAAGGTGAAATTAGGGAAATTAAAACATGGGTTTTGTAGATTTGGGGATTAATTGAAATGGGACATGGGTTTTGAAGATCGTCATCATTACTTGCGTCGCCACGAGCGTAACCCTCCTGCCTCCTTTGGAAGACACCTTGTCATcgataacaaatttatgttaattTCGCCACCATGAAGTGAtagtattgtaacacccccatactccaagtcgCTTTACCGCGACCACCTGcgataaggacgttaccatctcgattcTACCCGaggaatgataatcaaataaacaatgaagaaacaacatttaaatagaattacttagtgaaaggttacaaactcaaaccaaaaccaaaagtacaaatacatgttctcaaaccgatcatTTCTCGATCTAATCAAATGTTATGGAAGTACTAAGctacaatggaagacttctatcatcatatcgtggccaCCCCAAACTATCCCTCTCTCATCTCATactcgctcaatatctcgctcaccatccccgaatggatcaccgcagttttaaaaaTCATTAAACCGGTCGATCTATTTACACAAGTGATATAATCAACAAGATCAGAATAAACACAAATTCgagcaatcatacacaatcgggcactccactccatctccgtcaccgatcgtccactggacccgacCCTACCAGGGGGACCgcactgccgttcccacctaagccccgctcatcataccgagcgataaccccgtcccattaatgtgcacatccccttccgtggcgggttccacgaagggcgaaactaggcgtgaagccactccctaagtgactccactcggtagagaacgtatctcgagaaccacagacaaacaatcacaatcacaatatcaacaaccgtctaatcaaccaattacactaattacaaagacaatcaccacacattatgtaagtaatactgagtagggaaaccctacctggaaagcacaataatcagacgatctcacagctgatatcaaaaagcttcctctacgaatcctcctcctaattatacaaacacataatcactactaTGCACATGACAtaacaaaatccccaattcccaatattagggtttaactaactttggagaaatataataaaaatggtataaaggtcttaccctcgacgcaaagatcacaacgatgtaaagaaaggtgaaatccgaccttccaagctccgggatttgctaacaatgcgattaaggtgatgaacgtagtttgctttctcttctcacagtgattaggttttgaaaagtgatttagaaacaatgacggaagtgttttatactttaatcgcattattaacaaaacccgacaaaacaacccccgtaaaccggctactcgatcgagtagctaaggtactcgatcgagtgcccccttactcgatcgagtaccctagttactcgatcgagtacccaacaggtcagaaactattttatttcacaaaactcccttactcgacagagtaaggcctactcgatagagtaccccaagactcataaatacggagtattacaagtaTACCGTAACCAATGTCGAAGATCCTTGATGAATCTGCCATCAACACCAGTACAACACCTTAGCACTGCCTTTctcgattaattaattaatgaattgttcCAATGCTAACAAATACATAGGAGGAACAAAGTGAAAAAGGAAGGAGAGACTGGTATGAGGAAAATGAGGTGTGAATAATAAAATAGCAACGAAGTAAAGCTCTAATTCGTATCAACAATACACAGAAAAAATTGTAACCTTTTCAACTCTAGATCTTGTTcactattgttgttgttgttgttgttgttgttgttgttgttgttgttgttgttgttgttgttgttgttccttTTCTACCCGATTATGATGGGATCATTCCTGCAGATATCGTCAATTAGAACACAAAATGAACCAATCAAACAGAAAATCATTAGGATAACAACtccaaaaataaaaattaaatacatTTCCCCCAAAATTCACATCAAATTCATAAAATTCACATCAAATTCATAAACTAATTGCTCCAACAATAAACATATCAATTCaaaacaataattacaagtaagtAAATCAGTAAAACATACGATCATCATGAATTTGAGAAAAGATTCAAGCATCACCATGGTGTTTTCTTCAACTCTTCTGTTACTTAATGATCTCTTTCTTTTCGATTTCTAAGATTTAAGATAATTGAGAAAAGGTAAAGAGGAAATGGAGTGGAGGAGAGGGAAAGAGGGAAATTGTGTGGCTGAGAATAATAGCAAAAGAATCAGGCTCAGAGAATATAAGAGTGTGGCCCATCAAAACAAGAAAGCTGAAGAGTATATAACAGGCCAACCGCAAGAATGCAAAACAGGCCAGCCCAAACCGATGAAATCGACCAACCCGCATGCAAGAACCCAGCTCAACCCGCCCGGCAGTGAATAAACAACGAATAAATCTCAACTATTCATTTTACTATTCATTAGGAATAGTTCTAAGGCTTACTCACTTTTATATATAAGGGAAGGATAAGGGGAGGAtaactaaagaaaaataatataattaatactccctcttattcactcatttcttccccttctattttgcacaagaattaagaaaatatttttggaccacacaaaatactctattccactctaccccacatgtaattaaatttggaccacacaaaagttaccaaaaaaggaaagagggaagaaaaccCGACTTACCCAAAAAGGAATGAGGGAGGAAATgagtgaatatgagggagtatatgacatttattatttttgtttataaataaaataaattagtctttctcaaatcttaatttttataggtttaacttcaatgtattaaaataaaatatatacaattttaattatacggagtaactaataagtgataattaattatacatgatcaacgttttataattaattttgtaactaatcaaatatcatattaattaaaataaaatgtatTCGAATAATGTAACAATTAACAATAAGTTCTTAAATTAGATTTATACTCCAAATTAGTTAATatatgttcaaaatgatgtgaatataattttacagacttttcaattttttatgtatATCGTGGGATATTTATGGATCAAACATATAAGGTCCAAACTAAACTTATTCGAATGTTTTGGTTGTGTCTTGCATGTATTATGTGTCAAACATTTCTATTAGAattttgcaatttttttttttactttttttgaaACAACTACAGAgtatatataatgatttttaagcttttacctataaataaaataggttgaacaTTCTCAAATATTATTCTTTGAGGTTTAACTTTAAAGTATTTAAATAATACGAAgcaacatataaaatatttcactaaaagtaatatttagttagCCATAATCAATGTCGTTTTTTacttgacgtatacatatttaattgaaaCTATGAAAGAAAAATGCAATATGTTTTatactttttcatgtcgtttataacaTTATTGTACTTAATTCAttgcttttgttttgattattcaaatgcactcatgctcactgtgtacatacatactcgttatcacattatTTAAACCTTCTCAATATCTCATGTGTATgcgcaatatttttttttttccacaCTACAAAAAACTTATCTTTTAGTAGTTAACTTTAAGTTTTGTTTGTAATAAATACAATGActtttccaaatatatttttcttaatggatttaataTGCTAGGTTTTATAATTTTTtcaaaatgtttttttacgtaaatgttaAGAATTGTGAAACACTAACTTTAATCATCTAtgcatatcaaaatatttcaataaatataataaaaattataCTCTATTGAAATCATTTTAGcaataaacacaatgattacattttagaatttttttaaaatatttttttaaataaatataGAGTCAAACCACCGTAATTATTTGATGTAATTTTATAAAAACATTTATTAAACTATTACGTTCGTATTTAATGATCGGCTGTAATTAATGAGGGTAATTAAGGTTGAAacgccatatatatatatatatatatatatatatatatatatatatatatatatatatatatatatatatatatatatatatatatatatatagtaaagttctaatgagtccaccatatattttgagtccctaagtcctcactacatcccttagatatcccactaaggatggttgagattgaaagcaaaaaagcatacttaacactaatgagtttcctatacactaattaatccactttatatctctagctttaattatacattcactaatggattaattatacacaaaaaaaaatttttgagcataattttttttttttttggactgaaactttatacaaatgttactacactttcactgttttaaaagtgtaatttcaacggaaaaaagtgtaatttcaacggaaaaaatagcggtttgacggattttattttgaaatttgaaaatttgaagcaaatttacaatatattttgcgttttacgagtgtaactcagtttttcgacaaatattattttgaatttttccaattttaacacaactcattgtgaattgagtgacttataagtgtaactttagtcttttaaaagtgtaattttagtccattaaagtgtaattttaattcattaaagtgtaattttagtccattaaagtgtatttttagtccattgagagtgtatctttagtccatattaaaaatataactttagtccattaaagtgtaatttcagtccattgagagtgtaactttagtccattgagactGTAACTTTTGTCCATATTAAACATGTAACATGAGTCCATTGAGAGTAAAACTGTAGtccttgagagtgtaactttaatagatataagtgtaactttagtagagaAAAATGTAAGTTTAATAGAGATagctgtaactttaatagagaaatctgtaattttagtagaaaaaagtgtaattctaatagaaataagtgtaactttaactttaatcgaaaaatgtgtaattctaatagaaataagtgtaattctaatagaaataagtgtaactttaactttaatagatataagtgtaattttaatcgaaaaatgtgtaattctaatagaaataagtgtaactttaactttaatagatataagtgtaattttgatcaaaaaatgtgtaattctaatagaaataagtgtaattctaatagaaataagtgtaactttaactttaaaagatataagtgtaattttgatcgaaaaatgtgtaattctaatagaaataagtgtaattctaatagaaataagtgtaactttaactttaaaagatataagtgtaattttgatcgaaaaatgtgtaattctaatagaaataagtgtaattctaatagaaataagtgtaactttaactttaatagatataagtgtaattttaatcgaaaaatgtgtaattttaatagaaaaaaatgtaactttaataaagataATTGTACTTTTAATAGATCTAGGTCTAAAAAAATAACAAGACAATGATAAGAGCAAAACAAATttttgaaaaaacaaaaaaaagagtgaaaatgataagaacaaaacacaataaaatgagaagaacaaaaaaaagagtaaaataagaacaaataagaacaaataacaacaacaaaaactttttttttagACACAAGAACAccaacaatttaaaaaaaaaaaaaaaaaccaccaccaaccacctcaCTCACAGTGACAAGAACAccaacaatttaaaaaaaaaaaaaaacaaaaaaaaaaaaaacaaaaaatcaaaaaccaccaccaaccacctcaCTCACCACTACCACGGCAGCCCTCACCCCCACGactaccaccacctccaccatgGCAGCCCCCACCCCACGACAACAACACCACCCAACCACAACCTGCCACCAACCTACCACCTACGCAGCACCCTCACCACGTCCTTCCCGCCAACAATGGTttcaaatctggaaaaaaaaaataaaaaaaataagatctgaaaataaaaagagaaaaaagaaaagaagcaacagaggaggagaggaggaggTGGCCGTCGGGTTTGGTGGGGCTGGGCAGGTGGCTGTGTTGGTGGAGGAGAGGAGGAGGGAGATCGTAAATGGCGAGGAGGAGGTAGGCGTGGGTGAGTTGAGGGTGGTTTTAGTGGTGGTGGCAAGTTTTGGGGGTTGGAGAAGAGGGGAGAGGCTGTCGTCATGTGGTGGTTGGAGGTCGATGGTGGTGGAAGGGTGGGGTTGAAGAGGAGACCAGATCTGGGCGTGTTGGTGGACGGGAGAGTGATTGGTGGCGGCGTGGGATCGGGTGGTTGTGGGAGGAAGGAGTGCTCGGTGGTGAGTTGTTGTCGGGGATGGTAGGAGGACAGGCGGCAAGGAAGGAGAGGGTGACGGTGGCAGTGGTGGCGTTCGTCGGGGTGAGAGTCGGTGGGATGGTGGTTGTAGGGGGTGAGGAagggatttttgaattttgatttttttgggttttatttttgatttattgagttttttttttagagagggatgagagaaatgtgtgaattgtgtgagatgagagataaTTAGGTGGGGGAATAATTTATATATAGTGGATTAGTATTTAGTTAATATGGATTAGTAAGGGTAGTGAGAGAGAGTGCTTAATTACCCTATAATCCcctcttttttttgcttcaatctcaaccttccatctCCCTTATCTAATGGTCCtcaagaggacttatggactcacacttaggAGGGGGACTTATATGATCtcaacactatatatatatatatatatatatatatatatatatatatatatatatatatatatatatatatatatatagtgtcaagttcttctaagtccctttttttttttgagtccataagtccctcccacaacccttggatcatgcatggtggaaggttgagattgaaaccaaaaaacacacttaacactaattaattcacttctctctctagttttaataatacattcactaattcattatcatacacaattaacaccatattttgtcttatacttcaaagtttatgaaaattttgttaacatttttcctgtttcgatttttttcgttttttttttcgagacaagttttcgacattttaggattttacgagtgtaattctaacagcaaaaagtgtaattttaaggaatatttaCGAGAATTTAGTGATTTataagtttaacttcaatcttttccgagtgattttaacgaataatattttgaatttttgtcattttatcacaagttattgtaatttagcattttacaagtgttattttaatgacaaaaagtgttattttagtccaggtaagtgtaatttcagtccaatgagattgttatttttagtcaaggagaatgtaattttagtccagaaaagtgtaattttagtccgagaaaagtataatttcaccaatttgagaatgtaattttagtccattgagagtaacattagtccaatgagaatatgagaatatgaccaagtccatggagaatgtaacattagtccaatagtagtaagtgtaattctagcagaaaaagtgtaattttagccgaaaaaattGTTATTCTatcagaaaaaagtataattttaacaaaaacaaaaagtgtaattttaatggagaaaagtgtaattttaacagaaaaaagtgtaattctaacaacaaaaagtgtaattttagccgaaaaaagtgttattctagcaaaaaaaaagtataattttaatagaaaaaagtgtaattttaatgaaggaaagtgtaattataacagaaaaaagtgtaatcctaacagaaaaaagtgtaattctaacaacaaaaaagtgtaattttagccgaaaaaagtgttattctagcagaaaaaagtataattttaacagaaaaaagtgtaattctaacaacaaaaagtgtaattttagcctaaaaaagtgttattctaacagaaaaaagtgtaattctaacaacaagaagtgtaattttaatgaagaaaattGTAGTTTTAAcagaaaattgtaattttaacaccAATATACTCAGATTTTAGTATTTATCTTCATTTGTTGAAGATATACCAAAGAAATGATATAATTCCTCCTCCCTCATCtcgtttttaaaaaaatgatagtAGGATCATATTTTACAACAATAACCACCACCATCCTATTTTACAAATATagataagaaattttaaaaaaaaaaaaacagagaagaAAGTAGATTGAAGaaagaaggaaaaagaagaaaaaaaagaacccCACGTCCACACCCATAAACAAACACAAAAGCCCACCTCTAAaaagtagatctgaaaaagaaaaaagcaaagaaaaagtcacaagaaaaaaaaaaatggggcgtgagattgaagaaagaagaaaaaaaaaagaaaaaaaaacaacaaaacaacccACATTCACGTGAGGGAGGgaggaaaaaaaagaagaaaaaagaagaaaaaaaatacaGTGGAGAGTAGGGCGTGAGGGATGGAGGAGTGAGGCAGGACAGTGGTGGTTGGGTGGTGGTGACAACGACAGTGGTGGTGGTAGTTGGGTGGTCGGCGGTGTCCGGGTGGGTTTATGTTGGTGGTGATGCGGGTGGTGGTGTGTGAGACGGAGAGGAGAGTAAATCTGGTGGTGGTTGAGGTGGAGAGGAGAGGCTGGGTTGTCGGGGTGTGGTGGGTAGGGTGTGCGGACTGTGGTGGTATGGCGTGAGGCGGTGGTGGCTGTCGGGTGTGGTGGGTAGGGTGTGCGGCGATGTGGGGTGGTGGAGGTGGGTGGGAGAGTAATATGGAGGGAGGTGGTGGTATGGCGTGAGTGAGGCGGTGGTGGCAGCGGGGTGGGGAGGTGGTGGAAGCCGGTGGGTTGGGTTGGAgagaaaagggggggggggggaatttttgatttttttgtttttgaatttgtttggttttttagagaggagaggtttttgagagataaaaaatgagtgaaattatgagatatgagagagaagtggtgtttggaaaagtatatatattaaattagtagttaattaggaagagttagtgattaattagtataggtagtgagagagtgggtttAATGAGCTTTAATCCCCTActttttgcttccaatctcaaccctccatctccctcatccaatggccctaaagaggacttatggactcaaatgtaagacatggactcacttgatcttattactatattactatatatatatatatatatatatatatatatatatatatatatatatatatatatatatatatatatatatatatatatatagtaataagatcaagtgagtccatgtcttacatttgagtccataagtcctctttagggccattggatgagggagatgggtggttgagattaaAAGGGAAAAAAGGTGATTAATTAGCCAATTTAACACTTTCTCACTCTACCCTTACTAATCCTCCTAATTAAAAACTAAttcactatatataatttatttttacACTTACTTATCTCTCATCAACACAATTTCACTCATTTATCTCTCAAAAACCTCTCAtttctcaaaaaccaaaaaattcaaaatcaaaaattaaaaaattccCTCCATTTTCCTCTCCCACCCACCCCCACCGCCCTACTACCGACCACCACCCCGAACCTCCATCCCCCACCACCCACCCTCACCTACTCACATCCACACCCACGCCCACCACTGCCTCCCTCCTTCACGCCCACCACGACGTTCCACTGCCTCCTTTCACGCCCACCACGCGCGGCACGACCTTCACGCCCACCACGACCTTCCTTCACGCCCACCACGCGCGCCACCACTGCCTCCCTCCTTCACGCCCACCACGACCTTCCACCGCCCTCCCCTTCTCTTTTTTCCAGATCTGCcgcgtcttttttttttcttttttttttttcttctttttccttctttCTTCAAAGTCACGTGAATGTGGGTTTGTTGTTTTCcagtttgttttgttttttagtTGTAGATGACTAGATGTTGGTggggttgttgttttgtttttttttcttctttttttcttctttcttcaatcTCACGGCCCatgtcttttttgtttttttttttttttttcttttgacttTTTCTTTACTTTTTTCTTTCTCAGATCTACTTTTTAGAGGTTAGGTTCTTTTCTTTGCTTTTGTGTTTGTTTATGGGTGTGGACGTGTGGTTGCATTTtctctgtttattttttttttttttaaatttcttaTCTATTTTTGTAAAATAGGATGGTGGTGGTTATTGTTGTAAAATATGATCATAATATCATTTTTTTAAAGACGAGATGAGGTAGGAGGAATTATATCATTTCTTTGGTATATCTTCAACAAATGAAGATAAATACTAAAATCTGAGTATATttgtgttaaaattacaattttctgttaaaattacaattttctccattagaattacactttttgttgttagaattacacttttttctgctagaataacacttttttaggctaaaattacactttttgttgttagaattacacttttttctgttaaaattatactttttcctgctagaataacacttttttcggctaaaattacactttttgttgttagaattacactttttttctgttagaattgcactttcttttgttaaaattacacttttttctcgttaaaattatactttttct is a window encoding:
- the LOC141606565 gene encoding uncharacterized protein LOC141606565 isoform X1, with the protein product MAAATIRSKSTKEVAILTGYQFRYFIKNHMHIAAKVMIGVPIIALVITHIFYLKFYYLDHVLLLVVSWIEPLRLKIKSMETFYGWSDMRIATC
- the LOC141606565 gene encoding uncharacterized protein LOC141606565 isoform X3, which translates into the protein MAAATIRSKSTKEVAILTGYQFRYFIKNHMHIAAKVMIGVPIIALVITHIFYLKFYYLDHVLLLVVSWIEPLRLKIKSMETFYGCCKECAAR
- the LOC141606565 gene encoding uncharacterized protein LOC141606565 isoform X4 — its product is MAAATIRSKSTKEVAILTGYQFRYFIKNHMHIAAKVMIGVPIIALVITHIFYLKFYYLDHVLLLVVSWIEPLRLKIKSMETFYGWYLA